Within Deltaproteobacteria bacterium, the genomic segment CGTTCAATGCTTCAACCAATACAATAACAATGCTCTACCTCTCCTATATTGTCGGAATAGTTGTAAGTCCGGCAGCAGGAGAACTAAGCAATCGAATAGGCAATGGGGCCTCCATGGTACTGGGATCACTGGTCTTATCTCTGGCGATTATGGCCACTCTCATCAACTCATTGGTGGTCGTGGCAATAAGTTTAATGGGCGTCTGTGCCGGATTCTTCACCATTCACAGCGCCGCAGCCGGTTCACTCAACCGAAAACTCACCTCAAACCGAGGCCATGCCAATTCCCTTTATATTTTGTTCTATTACATAGGAGGTTATGTTGGGATTACCGCAAGTGGTTTTGTCTACGGATACAAAGGCTGGACAGGGGTTGCTGTTCTGGGGATCACAATTCTCTTGCTGCCATTAACCGCAGGGATTGTTGAAATGCGTCACACCACGAAAGACCATCAAAGCTGAGATGCATCCCTTACCCTGCTTTCACAACTTAAACGTAATCAGGATTTTCGACATTGAAAATCATGTAATCCCCGCTGGGTTCAAACCGCGGATGGGATTTCCGGCGGCCTTGGCGGCAGACGCGTCTTCTACACGCGGGAATAGGTGATACTGTCTTTTTCAAACTCCATGATGATTTCGTCAGTCAGAGAAGGACGGATTTTCGGCATAATTTCAAAAATAGTTTCCGTAGTTACCCGATAATCCTGCTTCATGGCAAGTTCCTTTTCAAAGGCAACCTGTGCAACTTGCTGGAAGAGATATTCCATATCAGCCGGTGTAAACCGGGAAGTCATCTTTATGATACGGTCAAGATCGATCTCTCCTGTATTTAGTTTGGAGAGGAAGTATTCCAAAATAGTTTTTCTCTCATCTTCGTTCAAACCTCCCACCGGAATAATACAATCGAATCTTCCCGGGCGAAGCAGTGCGGCATCGAGTTGCCTGATATAATTCGTAGCGCAAATAAGGAGTATATTGTTCCCCTGGTTTTTAAGCAGCGGCACCTGCTTGAGAAATTCATTGGTAATAGACTTATCAACCCGGCTCGCCTCGTCACGACTGCCCGCAATCTCTTCAAACTCATCGATAAAGATGACCGCTTCTTCCAGGTTTCGTGCCTTTTCCATTATTGTGCGCAGGTTGGCGCCCACCCTTTCATTTCCGTCAACCATCAGCATGCTGGGAGCAATTTCAATGAACCACCAGGAAAGGACCCCTGCTATTGCTTTGGCAAAGTGAGTTTTCCCCGTACCGGGAGGTCCAAAAAAAATAATAGTCTTGGGCGGAATAACCCCATGCTTTTTCGAAAGATCTCGCTCTGTCAACGGAAGGATGATTTTCCTCTGAACTAACTGTTTTGGAGGCTGCGAATCGGAGATGGTCTCCCATATCTCTTTTCTGCAGGTCTGAGCCCCCATCTCATTCAGGATGTCCCTCCGTTTATGGGCCAGGTATTCCTCATTAGCTTGCTCTATATTTTCGAGAAAATCGATGCATGCGACCCGCAAGCCCACATCCCGACCGAGCTTTTCAGACATGAGCCATTTATGCTGCAAAATTCTCGGCCATAGGTCAGCGGCAGCATCAGGATCAAATTTTGTGCCGCTTATCTCAAATATTCTACTCACACATAACTCGGGTGTTAATGTCTCTGTTAAGTCTTTGCTCATACTCAAAAGATCTTCAGCCATTTCAACTCACCTTCACGTTCACAATCCTGGAAACAAAAACAAACATTCATCTCCACTTTGTAAGGTCATTATAACCATCATAAAGTCGAATTAGGATTATTGTATAGAGCCCCTTATGTAGTGCTTTTGACGTTGTCCTCCATCAGTCTCGGTTCAGCTATATCTGAGTCTGCGTTCGGAGTGCTCGCTTTTATATTATCCTTCTGTTGCTTGGCCATTATGCGTTTTGAAACCTTATCCATTTGTTTCTGCTGTCTTGCTTTTTCTTTCGCCCCCTGTTTGCCAAAGTTGTACATGGACTTTCCCATTTTTTAGCTCCTATTTTTATCTTTTTTAAAACGTAAAGAATATGCTGAAAATGGAGAGGCGCTCCAAAATAGAATATCTTAATGGAGCGCCTCTTTCTTTAGGTAAGGTTTAATTACCAGGGTTTCACGTTTTCTGCTGCCGGGCCTTTTTTGCCCTGGACAACATCGAAGCTTACAGACTGGCCCTCGGTTAAGGTCTTGAATCCACCGGCTTGAATGGCACTGAAATGGACGAAAACGTCCCCACCATCATTCTTTTCGATAAACCCAAATCCTTTACTTTCGTTAAACCATTTTACTTTACCTTCTGACATAATTAGTATCCTCCTTTCTTAGAATTTACCGAAAGTCGAATTACCAATATGACAGAAATAAAAAAGCCACCAAGACTCTAAAGAACATGGTGGCCACCTTTGCACTTCAAATTGTCATAACTCAACTTTGACTGTACCATACTGACTAAAGACCATTGTACGGCACATGATATGTAGAGATGATACTTTACTATTTACGCAAAGTCAAGGCATATTTCATTATATTTCAATAATTAAGAAACTCCTCCCTTCCACGGGTCTTTTCATCCTCCCCCGGGTTCGTTATCATACACCTGCAAAGGACTCACTATTCTTTAGCGGGTGTCCAGGTCTTGTCGGGATTATATAATTTCATCTCCCGGGCGATCTTCGTCGTGTTCGGTCCAATGTTCTTCTGGTTAACCTTGCCCTGCTGATTGACAATAAAGGTCATCACTCCTGACTTACCCCAGTTTGAGGGAAATGCGACCAAGGCAAAGCCCCCGACCATGTTGCCATTGATTATGTAGTTGTATTTCCCTCCCGGTACATTCTTTCCCTGTCTTGTCAGTATCTTGAAATAGTAGCCGTGAAAAGGCGTCGGTGTCTCTTCCTTGAAGGCGGTCTTTTCCTTCTTATAGCCTTCCATTCTGGCTTTTGCGACGAGCTCACCCAGGGGGCTCACTGATTCGCCCGGCGAGGCCCTCCAGAAGAGACCGTTTCTCTTACCGGGAGCACTCCGAAGTTTTTGCGCATATGCAAATATCCCGTCGCCGTCCCAGTCCTTAAGTGTATACTCGCGCTGAGCCTTGACATACGTGCGGCATACCAGTATGGCTGTTAATTCGTTTTCCCCGATCCGGCGGTTCAGTATCTCTTCTTTGCCTGCTTCGGTGTCAAAGAACCACTGGCCATCCTTTCTTACAATGGGAATCGGAAAGGGCCAGTTTTCGTTGCCTATGTGAAGGAGCACCTTTGAATCACTCTCTTTTACAAGGGTGGTTTTTTCTGCCAGGTGTCTGGCGAGTTCGTCAAATTCAGCGGCGTCCTGCACCTTGTCACCTGAATGAAGGTCTTTTCCGGAGGGCCCGAATATCTGACCAATTGCAGTCTCGTCTTTTGCTTTGACAGCCTCAACCAGGGTTTTCAAGGCTTCTTCAGGAGAGGAAAAGTGTCTCTGCGTCGATGCCCCTGCTACCGGCATGCTCCAGGTAAAGACAACCGCCACAGTTACCAAAAACGCAGCGGTAATAGCCATACCCCGCAACATACAAAATACGGATTTCTCCCGAATTGTCTCCATAGTTTCTTTCCTTTCCTTATTCATTTATTCCCTGTTATAGGAAAACATTTTAAGCAAACCTGAAAATTCTACTGACGCTGCTTGCCCCTGATGTCATCTTTACCTGCAGGAGTACGACCCCTAACGTCACCCTTACCTGCAGGATCCCTGCCTTTGCTTACAGGAGCAGATGGGCGTATCCCCTCACTGCTCTGGCGGCTGTCTTTGCCACGAAGACTCTGTGATCTTGCTTCTTTGTCTCCCCTGTAGCCACCGAAGGTAACTGATGGTGTTCTGGCAGGCTGTAACCTTTCGCGGGCAGGACGGGGCTGAGAGGAATCCTTACCGATACCAGGAGCCGGTGGCAACGGCTGTTTGCTTACACTCGGTACCGGCATTGTAGGCCGCTTGCCAAGGTTTTGAGGGGGTTTCGTTGACGGAGTCGAAACGACACCACGGCTTTCCTTGCCGCGATTACTGAAAGAATGAGTATCACCCCTGGGGCCGAATACCCTTAGCTGAGGCTTGGGCGGTGTTGTAGTACTCCCCCTGATTTCAGGTATGCGTGTATTCCTACCGACGCTGGTGCCACCACCGGGGCGCGATGCCCTGTACCTTTCGGGATCGCCATGTGATGCATTATGCTTCCATTTTTGACTTATATAGGGTCTGCTTCTATTGACATAAACATTCTTTATACGAACATGGGGCCTTGCATGATTGACCCAGCCGGGGCGGTTCCAACCATGATAGATCACATTGTGGTGACCCCAGTCAAAGTCCATCGTCAACCAGCCCCCGATTGCCAGACCGAGGCCAAAAGTAATGAAAGGCAATCTGCCCGGGGCCCATCTCTGGATATAGATAACTGAAGGATCATACCGCGGGACATATATATACTGAGGTTGTGCGGGAACGATCTCGATATAGTCTCCTACGATAACTATAGTTTGCTGACTGGTGCTCTCCAGATTGCCGGCTTCTCTCGCCTGCCACCTGAGACGTTGGATCGACCTTGTTACTTCTTCCGGCTGGTTGAGAAAGGTATCTCCCAGATCTGCTGTCCAATCCATATTCCCCGCCATCATTTTCAGAATGCCCGGATAGTGGGCAATTGCCTTGACGGACT encodes:
- a CDS encoding DUF2950 domain-containing protein gives rise to the protein METIREKSVFCMLRGMAITAAFLVTVAVVFTWSMPVAGASTQRHFSSPEEALKTLVEAVKAKDETAIGQIFGPSGKDLHSGDKVQDAAEFDELARHLAEKTTLVKESDSKVLLHIGNENWPFPIPIVRKDGQWFFDTEAGKEEILNRRIGENELTAILVCRTYVKAQREYTLKDWDGDGIFAYAQKLRSAPGKRNGLFWRASPGESVSPLGELVAKARMEGYKKEKTAFKEETPTPFHGYYFKILTRQGKNVPGGKYNYIINGNMVGGFALVAFPSNWGKSGVMTFIVNQQGKVNQKNIGPNTTKIAREMKLYNPDKTWTPAKE
- a CDS encoding AAA family ATPase → MAEDLLSMSKDLTETLTPELCVSRIFEISGTKFDPDAAADLWPRILQHKWLMSEKLGRDVGLRVACIDFLENIEQANEEYLAHKRRDILNEMGAQTCRKEIWETISDSQPPKQLVQRKIILPLTERDLSKKHGVIPPKTIIFFGPPGTGKTHFAKAIAGVLSWWFIEIAPSMLMVDGNERVGANLRTIMEKARNLEEAVIFIDEFEEIAGSRDEASRVDKSITNEFLKQVPLLKNQGNNILLICATNYIRQLDAALLRPGRFDCIIPVGGLNEDERKTILEYFLSKLNTGEIDLDRIIKMTSRFTPADMEYLFQQVAQVAFEKELAMKQDYRVTTETIFEIMPKIRPSLTDEIIMEFEKDSITYSRV
- a CDS encoding DUF3300 domain-containing protein — encoded protein: MNRIGIKGFLLIFVVCLSALLSIQAGESNASPAYLDTDQELDNFLAPIALYPDPLLAQILPASTYPAEIAAAEAWLNSGGTLSSIDGQTWDESVKAIAHYPGILKMMAGNMDWTADLGDTFLNQPEEVTRSIQRLRWQAREAGNLESTSQQTIVIVGDYIEIVPAQPQYIYVPRYDPSVIYIQRWAPGRLPFITFGLGLAIGGWLTMDFDWGHHNVIYHGWNRPGWVNHARPHVRIKNVYVNRSRPYISQKWKHNASHGDPERYRASRPGGGTSVGRNTRIPEIRGSTTTPPKPQLRVFGPRGDTHSFSNRGKESRGVVSTPSTKPPQNLGKRPTMPVPSVSKQPLPPAPGIGKDSSQPRPARERLQPARTPSVTFGGYRGDKEARSQSLRGKDSRQSSEGIRPSAPVSKGRDPAGKGDVRGRTPAGKDDIRGKQRQ
- a CDS encoding cold-shock protein, which gives rise to MSEGKVKWFNESKGFGFIEKNDGGDVFVHFSAIQAGGFKTLTEGQSVSFDVVQGKKGPAAENVKPW